A window of the Pseudomonas fluorescens genome harbors these coding sequences:
- the nudE gene encoding ADP compounds hydrolase NudE, whose product MRQKPTVLAREIVATSRLFCVEELKLRFSNGVERTYERLVGKGAGYGAVMIVAMLDAEHAVLVEEYCGGTDEYELSLPKGLIEPGEDVLAAAERELKEEAGYGARQLEHLTELSLSPGYMSQKIQVVLATDLYEERLEGDEPEPMRVDKVNLRELSALAQNPNFSEGRALAALYLTRDLLTQRGFFQS is encoded by the coding sequence ATGCGCCAGAAACCCACCGTACTTGCCCGCGAGATCGTCGCCACCAGCCGGCTGTTCTGCGTCGAAGAGCTGAAGTTGCGTTTCTCCAACGGCGTGGAACGCACCTACGAGCGGCTGGTTGGCAAGGGCGCCGGCTATGGCGCGGTCATGATCGTGGCGATGCTCGATGCCGAGCACGCGGTGCTGGTCGAAGAATACTGCGGCGGCACCGACGAATATGAACTGTCGCTGCCCAAAGGCCTGATCGAACCCGGCGAAGATGTGCTGGCTGCGGCCGAACGCGAGCTCAAGGAAGAGGCCGGTTATGGCGCGCGACAGCTGGAGCATCTGACCGAATTGTCGTTGTCGCCCGGTTACATGAGCCAGAAGATTCAGGTGGTGTTGGCCACCGACCTGTACGAAGAGCGCCTTGAAGGCGACGAACCTGAGCCGATGCGCGTGGACAAGGTCAACCTGCGGGAGCTGTCGGCGCTGGCGCAGAATCCGAATTTCAGCGAGGGTCGCGCCCTGGCGGCGTTGTACCTGACCCGCGATCTACTGACCCAGCGCGGTTTTTTTCAGTCATGA
- the cysQ gene encoding 3'(2'),5'-bisphosphate nucleotidase CysQ: protein MNFPHPLMAPVVELALRAGEAILPFWRADVAVTAKSDDSPVTAADMAAHHVIVAGLNALDPSIPVLSEEDANIPQSVRAGWQRWWLVDPLDGTKEFISGSEEFTVNIALIENGRVVFGVVSMPTNGRFYVGGAGLGAWRGDTGGTPVTIQVRDVPGPGEAFTVVASRRHSSPEQERLLAGLSASLGELQLANIGSSLKFCLVAEGAADCYPRLAPTSQWDTAAAQGVLEGAGGEVLDLSGEAFCYPPRESLLNGFFLALPAKAAWRTKLLELARS, encoded by the coding sequence ATGAATTTTCCCCATCCGTTGATGGCGCCGGTGGTCGAGCTGGCCCTGCGGGCCGGTGAGGCGATCCTGCCGTTCTGGCGTGCCGACGTGGCGGTCACCGCCAAGTCCGATGATTCGCCGGTGACGGCGGCGGACATGGCCGCTCACCACGTAATCGTGGCCGGCCTGAATGCGCTGGATCCGAGCATCCCGGTGCTGTCCGAAGAGGACGCCAACATCCCGCAAAGCGTGCGCGCAGGCTGGCAGCGCTGGTGGCTGGTGGACCCGTTGGACGGCACCAAGGAGTTCATCAGCGGCAGCGAAGAATTCACCGTCAATATCGCGCTGATCGAAAACGGCCGCGTGGTGTTCGGTGTGGTGTCGATGCCGACCAACGGGCGCTTCTACGTCGGCGGCGCGGGTCTGGGTGCCTGGCGCGGCGACACGGGCGGTACGCCGGTGACGATTCAGGTTCGTGACGTGCCGGGGCCTGGCGAGGCGTTCACCGTGGTTGCCAGCCGTCGTCATTCGAGCCCGGAACAGGAACGTCTGCTGGCCGGCTTGAGCGCCAGCCTTGGCGAGTTGCAACTGGCCAACATCGGCAGTTCGCTGAAGTTCTGTCTGGTGGCCGAAGGTGCTGCCGATTGCTACCCGCGTCTGGCGCCGACTTCGCAGTGGGACACGGCAGCGGCGCAGGGTGTGCTGGAAGGGGCGGGCGGCGAGGTGCTGGATCTGAGCGGCGAAGCGTTCTGTTATCCACCACGGGAATCGTTGTTGAACGGTTTCTTCCTGGCGTTGCCGGCGAAAGCCGCGTGGCGGACGAAGCTGCTGGAGCTCGCCCGCTCGTAA
- a CDS encoding thioesterase domain-containing protein, translating to MKHDSRYLESVLHHDIPLTRDMGLKVLDWQEQQLRLYLPLDANVNHKSTMFGGSLYCGAVLAGWGWLHLRLKEEGIEDGHIVIQEGQISYPLPVTGDAVAICSSPSAAVWKKFLAMYQRYGRARLTLHTRVVNTGSDEEAVTFSGQYVLHR from the coding sequence ATGAAGCACGACAGTCGTTATCTGGAATCGGTCCTTCACCACGACATCCCGCTGACCCGGGACATGGGCCTGAAAGTCCTCGACTGGCAGGAACAGCAATTGCGCCTGTACCTGCCGCTGGACGCCAACGTCAATCACAAGAGCACCATGTTCGGCGGCAGCCTGTATTGCGGCGCCGTACTGGCCGGCTGGGGCTGGCTGCATTTGCGTTTGAAAGAGGAAGGCATCGAAGACGGGCACATCGTGATCCAGGAAGGACAGATCAGTTATCCACTGCCGGTGACCGGCGATGCCGTTGCAATTTGCTCGTCACCGAGCGCTGCGGTGTGGAAGAAGTTTCTGGCGATGTATCAGCGTTACGGACGGGCGCGACTGACGCTGCATACGCGGGTGGTCAATACGGGAAGCGATGAAGAGGCGGTGACGTTCAGCGGGCAGTACGTCCTGCACCGCTGA
- a CDS encoding sigma-54-dependent transcriptional regulator codes for MTIDNRIQVVLIDDDPHLRQALGQTLDLAGLKILPLSEAKGLAAQLERDWPGVVVSDIRMPGMDGLELLSELHAQDPELPVLLITGHGDVPLAVQAMRAGAYDFLEKPFASDALLDSVRRALALRRLVLDNRSLRMALSDRNELSARLVGQSAPMSRLREQIGALAATKADVLILGETGAGKEVVARALHDLSSRRNGPFVAINAGALAESVVESELFGHEPGAFTGAQKRRIGKFEFANGGTLFLDEIESMSMDVQVKLLRMLQERVVERLGGNQLIPLDIRVIAATKEDLRQAADQGRFRADLYYRLNVAPLRIPPLRERGEDALMLFQHYADEASARHGLPPHELQPAQRALLLRHSWPGNVRELQNAAERFALGLELALDNTQPDGSPGTTVEITAGGLSEQVENFEKSLIAAELARSHSSVRSLAEALGIPRKTLHDKLRKHGLNFAGSGGHSDESE; via the coding sequence ATGACCATCGACAACCGCATTCAGGTGGTGCTGATCGACGACGATCCGCACCTGCGTCAGGCCCTCGGCCAGACCCTGGATCTGGCCGGCCTGAAAATTCTTCCGCTGTCCGAAGCCAAAGGCCTGGCCGCGCAACTGGAGCGCGACTGGCCAGGTGTCGTGGTCAGCGACATCCGCATGCCCGGCATGGATGGCCTGGAACTGCTGAGCGAACTGCACGCTCAGGATCCGGAGTTGCCGGTGCTGCTGATCACCGGCCACGGCGACGTGCCCCTGGCCGTGCAGGCGATGCGCGCTGGCGCCTACGACTTTCTGGAAAAGCCCTTCGCCAGCGACGCCCTGCTCGATAGCGTGCGTCGCGCCCTGGCCCTGCGCCGTCTGGTGCTGGACAACCGCAGCCTGCGCATGGCCCTGAGTGATCGCAACGAATTGAGCGCGCGGCTGGTCGGTCAGTCCGCGCCGATGTCGCGCCTGCGCGAGCAGATCGGCGCACTGGCGGCGACCAAGGCCGACGTGTTGATCCTCGGCGAAACCGGCGCCGGCAAGGAAGTCGTCGCCCGCGCCCTGCACGATCTGTCGAGCCGGCGCAACGGCCCGTTCGTGGCGATCAACGCCGGAGCGCTGGCCGAGTCGGTGGTCGAAAGCGAACTGTTCGGTCATGAACCCGGCGCCTTCACCGGCGCGCAAAAGCGTCGGATCGGCAAGTTTGAATTCGCCAATGGCGGCACGCTGTTCCTCGACGAAATCGAGAGCATGAGCATGGATGTGCAGGTCAAACTGCTGCGCATGTTGCAGGAGCGCGTGGTCGAGCGACTGGGCGGCAATCAGTTGATCCCGCTGGACATTCGCGTCATCGCCGCCACCAAGGAAGACCTGCGCCAGGCCGCCGATCAGGGGCGTTTCCGGGCGGACCTGTATTACCGACTCAACGTGGCGCCGCTGCGCATTCCGCCACTGCGCGAACGGGGCGAAGACGCGCTGATGCTGTTCCAGCATTACGCCGACGAAGCCAGTGCCCGCCATGGTCTGCCACCGCATGAACTGCAGCCGGCGCAACGGGCGTTGCTGTTGCGCCATTCATGGCCGGGCAACGTGCGGGAATTGCAGAACGCGGCAGAGCGTTTTGCCCTCGGCCTGGAACTGGCCCTGGACAACACGCAGCCCGATGGCAGCCCCGGCACCACCGTCGAAATCACGGCGGGAGGGCTCAGCGAGCAAGTGGAAAACTTCGAAAAATCCCTGATCGCCGCCGAACTGGCTCGCTCTCACAGTTCCGTGCGCAGTCTCGCCGAAGCCCTGGGCATTCCGCGCAAGACCCTGCACGACAAACTGCGCAAGCACGGGCTGAATTTCGCTGGCAGCGGCGGCCATTCCGACGAATCCGAATGA
- a CDS encoding sensor histidine kinase, which produces MTPTLPRRPRWRSLALLALCLAPLLWPLEHLAERYYRSELAGQNRQTLDLYVANLLGTLHRYEVLPQILGDLPALRAVLGAPDDGVTQGNANRLLKNIAAQTGAEVMYLMDTNGQTLAASNWDKHDSFVGRNFSFRPYFSEAMAGRLGRFFGLGTTSAKRGYFFAAAVRSGEKIIGVLVIKVDLDHTESLWGKTPEQLLVTDHNGVVILTSRPEWRFRATRTLSDAERAAITAIQPYPTREPRPLNLSPTAWLPQTQDIAETGWSVSILAPRTLIDRPVRTVVAIGGATLLVVMLLLGLMMQRRRHYLERIAFEAKARRELEGRVAERTSDLEGLNRRLKQEVLEREQAQQELVRAQDDLVQAGKLSALGTMSASISHELNQPLAAIRSYAENAEVLLDHERTEDARGNLKLISELTGRMASIIAHLRAFARRDRHAPESVALQPALDDALALLAKRRRSMDVELIRDLPAATLWVEAGETRLRQVLGNLLANALDALTEKGPPRKLWLSAESTDEGVNLYIRDNGPGFCMEALGRASEPFYTTKTRTQGLGLGLAICETLMRAFGGELSFANHKQGGALITLRLRAGAPGVSLQPSEDRSA; this is translated from the coding sequence ATGACTCCGACCCTTCCCCGCCGCCCTCGCTGGCGCAGCCTTGCCCTGCTGGCCCTGTGCCTGGCCCCGCTGCTGTGGCCGCTGGAACATCTGGCCGAGCGCTATTACCGCAGCGAACTGGCCGGTCAAAATCGTCAGACCCTCGACCTCTACGTCGCCAACCTGCTGGGCACGCTGCATCGCTATGAAGTGCTGCCGCAGATCCTCGGCGACCTGCCCGCGCTGCGCGCAGTACTCGGGGCGCCGGACGACGGCGTAACCCAGGGCAATGCCAATCGCCTGTTGAAAAACATCGCCGCGCAGACCGGCGCCGAAGTCATGTACCTGATGGACACGAACGGCCAGACGCTGGCAGCGTCGAACTGGGACAAGCACGACAGTTTCGTCGGGCGCAATTTCTCTTTCCGGCCGTACTTCAGCGAGGCCATGGCCGGCCGCCTCGGGCGCTTCTTCGGTCTGGGCACCACCTCCGCCAAGCGCGGCTACTTCTTCGCCGCCGCCGTGCGCAGCGGCGAAAAAATCATCGGCGTGCTGGTAATCAAGGTTGACCTCGACCACACCGAAAGCCTGTGGGGCAAAACCCCGGAACAGCTGCTGGTGACCGACCACAACGGTGTGGTCATCCTCACCTCGCGCCCGGAATGGCGCTTTCGCGCGACCCGCACCCTGAGTGATGCCGAACGTGCGGCGATCACCGCGATCCAGCCTTATCCGACCCGCGAGCCACGCCCCTTGAACCTGAGCCCGACCGCGTGGCTGCCGCAGACCCAGGACATCGCGGAAACCGGCTGGAGCGTCAGCATCCTCGCCCCGCGCACGTTGATCGACCGACCGGTGCGTACCGTGGTGGCGATCGGCGGCGCCACCTTGCTGGTGGTGATGCTTTTACTGGGTTTGATGATGCAGCGTCGTCGTCATTACCTGGAGCGGATCGCCTTCGAAGCCAAGGCTCGACGGGAGCTCGAAGGCCGGGTTGCCGAGCGCACCAGCGATCTCGAAGGCCTCAACCGGCGCTTGAAGCAGGAAGTGCTTGAGCGCGAACAGGCTCAGCAGGAACTGGTCCGCGCCCAGGACGATCTGGTGCAGGCCGGCAAACTGTCGGCGCTGGGGACGATGTCGGCGAGTATCAGCCACGAACTCAACCAACCGCTGGCGGCGATCCGCAGCTACGCCGAGAACGCCGAAGTACTGCTCGACCATGAGCGCACCGAAGACGCCCGAGGCAACCTCAAGCTGATCAGCGAGCTGACCGGGCGCATGGCGTCGATCATCGCTCACCTGCGCGCCTTCGCCCGCCGCGACCGCCACGCCCCGGAAAGCGTCGCCCTGCAACCGGCGCTGGATGACGCATTGGCGCTGTTGGCCAAGCGTCGCCGAAGCATGGACGTCGAACTGATCCGCGACCTGCCGGCCGCGACCCTGTGGGTCGAGGCCGGGGAAACCCGTCTGCGTCAGGTGCTGGGCAACCTGCTGGCCAACGCCCTCGACGCCCTGACCGAGAAAGGCCCACCGCGCAAATTGTGGCTGAGTGCCGAATCCACCGACGAAGGCGTCAATCTGTACATTCGCGACAACGGCCCGGGTTTCTGCATGGAAGCGCTGGGCCGAGCCAGCGAACCGTTTTACACGACCAAGACCCGTACTCAGGGCCTGGGTCTGGGGTTGGCCATTTGCGAAACCCTGATGCGCGCCTTCGGTGGTGAACTGTCGTTCGCCAACCATAAGCAAGGTGGCGCCTTGATCACCCTGCGGCTGCGCGCCGGCGCGCCCGGGGTCAGCCTGCAACCGTCCGAGGATCGAAGCGCATGA
- the rfbC gene encoding dTDP-4-dehydrorhamnose 3,5-epimerase: MNVIPTDLPGVLIIEPKVFGDERGFFYESFNAKAFQDATGLDTQFVQDNHSRSQKGVLRGLHYQLENTQGKLVRVTVGEVLDVAVDIRRSSPHFGKWVAVRLSADNHRQLWVPEGFAHGFVVLSEFAEFLYKTTDYYNPTSERSIRWDDPDLGIDWQLDEAPKLSAKDQAAALFKDADVFS; the protein is encoded by the coding sequence ATGAATGTAATCCCCACTGACCTGCCTGGTGTCCTGATCATCGAACCCAAGGTGTTTGGTGATGAGCGCGGGTTCTTTTACGAAAGTTTCAATGCCAAGGCTTTTCAGGACGCGACCGGCCTCGACACGCAGTTTGTGCAGGACAACCATTCGCGCTCGCAGAAAGGCGTTCTGCGCGGGCTGCATTACCAGCTGGAAAACACCCAGGGCAAACTGGTCCGCGTCACCGTCGGCGAAGTCCTCGATGTCGCCGTGGATATCCGCCGCAGCTCGCCACATTTCGGCAAGTGGGTGGCGGTGCGCCTGTCTGCCGACAACCATCGTCAATTGTGGGTACCGGAAGGTTTCGCCCATGGTTTCGTGGTGCTGAGCGAGTTCGCCGAATTCCTCTACAAGACCACCGACTACTACAACCCGACGTCTGAGCGCAGCATTCGCTGGGACGACCCGGACCTGGGTATCGACTGGCAACTGGACGAAGCGCCGAAACTGTCGGCCAAGGATCAGGCAGCCGCCCTCTTCAAGGACGCCGACGTCTTTTCCTGA
- a CDS encoding aminotransferase has protein sequence MSFATLIHRASLPSPQVSLEQARHLLAQHYGLNGTLLALGSQQDLNYRVDSERGRFVLKICRGDYSLVELQAQHAGLKYLAEHSDVHVPRVIPASNGADLLTLDVGGESVHVRLLDYIEGQPLTALDHLGHEVVAGFGRLCGEMDLALAGFDHTGLERTLQWDARHASALIEHLLPVIEDERQRTLIAEAAEQARLRLQPLLEKLPVQAIHMDITDDNVVWQRDTRRHWQLQGVIDFGDLVRTWRITDLSVTCAALLHHAAGDPFVILPAVQAYHAVNPLQHEELLALWPLIVARAAVLVLSGEQQVSIDPGNTYSRDNLTHEWEIFRVATSVPLALMEAAILTAVGQTLPAIDSEGFAPLLPDLIGREFALIDLGVLSAHFEAGNWEQPGIDQRLLSEAAAIHGLAASRYGQYRLSRTRPDSAEEPETFPLHVELYVPQGSTVEAPFAGVLHLSADGALRLDGPQLSLRLLGVKPSLHSGAALVKGQVLGSVDGPLIVQLTRGVQLEAPLFCTPSRALAWQALSPSPAALLGLACDAEPELDAATLLARRDASFARTQKHYYVDPPRIERGWRNHLIDMQGRSYLDMLNNVAVLGHGHPRMAAVASRQWSLLNTNSRFNYAAVAEFSERLLKLAPKGMDRVFLVNSGSEANDLAIRLAWAASGGRDMISVLEAYHGWTVGADAVSTSIADNPQALSSRPDWVHAVTAPNTYRGEFRGADSAPDYVRSVEQHLAKIDEQKRQLAGFICEPVYGNAGGISLPPGYLKKVYELVRARGGVCIADEVQVGYGRMGHFFWGFEEQGVVPDIITMAKGMGNGQPLGAVITRREIAEALEAEGYFFSSAGGSPVSCQIGMAVLDVMEEEKLWENAQVVGAHFKARLEALIDQYPLVGAVHGSGFYLGVELIRNRETLEPATEETTLLCDRLRELGIFMQPTGDYLNVLKIKPPMVTSRQSVDFFVDMLAKVLEEGL, from the coding sequence ATGTCGTTCGCCACGTTGATTCACCGCGCCAGTTTGCCCAGCCCTCAGGTTTCGCTGGAGCAGGCCCGGCATCTGCTGGCGCAGCATTACGGCTTGAACGGCACGTTACTGGCTCTGGGCAGTCAGCAGGATCTCAATTACCGGGTCGACAGCGAGCGTGGGCGGTTCGTGCTGAAGATCTGCCGGGGCGACTATTCGCTGGTGGAGTTGCAGGCTCAGCATGCGGGCCTGAAATATCTGGCTGAACACAGCGATGTCCACGTTCCCCGGGTCATTCCGGCCAGTAACGGCGCCGACCTGCTGACCCTGGACGTAGGTGGAGAATCGGTGCATGTGCGGCTGCTCGATTACATCGAAGGTCAGCCGCTGACGGCCCTTGATCATCTTGGCCATGAGGTTGTAGCCGGGTTCGGCCGACTTTGCGGCGAAATGGATCTGGCCCTGGCCGGTTTCGACCATACGGGGCTTGAGCGCACGTTGCAGTGGGACGCGCGCCACGCCAGCGCACTGATCGAGCATCTGCTGCCGGTGATCGAAGACGAACGCCAACGCACGCTGATCGCCGAGGCTGCCGAACAGGCCAGGCTTCGTTTGCAGCCGCTGCTGGAAAAGCTGCCGGTGCAGGCGATCCACATGGACATCACCGATGATAACGTGGTCTGGCAGCGTGATACCCGGCGGCACTGGCAGTTGCAGGGCGTCATCGATTTCGGTGATCTGGTGCGCACCTGGCGCATCACCGATCTGTCGGTCACCTGCGCCGCGCTGCTGCATCACGCCGCCGGCGATCCGTTCGTGATTCTGCCGGCGGTGCAGGCCTATCACGCGGTCAATCCGCTGCAACACGAAGAACTGCTGGCGCTGTGGCCGCTGATCGTGGCAAGGGCGGCGGTACTGGTGCTCAGTGGCGAGCAACAGGTCAGCATCGATCCGGGCAATACCTACAGCCGCGACAACCTGACCCACGAATGGGAGATCTTCCGGGTCGCTACGTCGGTGCCGCTGGCATTGATGGAGGCGGCGATTCTCACGGCGGTCGGCCAGACGTTGCCGGCCATCGACAGTGAAGGTTTTGCGCCGTTGTTGCCCGATCTGATCGGGCGTGAATTCGCGTTGATCGATCTGGGTGTGTTGAGCGCGCATTTCGAGGCGGGCAACTGGGAGCAGCCCGGCATCGATCAGCGTCTGTTGAGTGAAGCCGCCGCTATCCATGGCCTGGCGGCCAGTCGTTATGGGCAATACCGGTTGTCGCGCACCCGGCCTGACAGCGCTGAGGAGCCAGAGACGTTCCCGTTGCACGTCGAATTGTATGTGCCCCAGGGTTCGACGGTGGAAGCGCCGTTTGCTGGCGTGCTTCACCTGTCGGCCGACGGCGCGCTGCGACTCGACGGCCCGCAACTGAGCCTGCGCTTGCTGGGTGTGAAACCTTCGTTGCACAGCGGTGCAGCGCTGGTCAAAGGTCAGGTGCTCGGTTCGGTGGACGGTCCATTGATCGTGCAATTGACTCGCGGCGTGCAGCTTGAAGCGCCGCTGTTCTGTACACCATCGCGCGCGTTGGCGTGGCAGGCGTTGTCCCCATCACCGGCCGCGTTGCTGGGCCTGGCCTGCGACGCCGAGCCGGAGCTGGACGCAGCTACCCTGCTGGCGCGCCGCGACGCCAGTTTCGCCCGCACCCAGAAACACTATTACGTCGACCCGCCGCGCATCGAGCGTGGCTGGCGCAATCACCTGATCGACATGCAGGGCCGCTCATACCTCGACATGCTCAACAACGTCGCGGTGCTCGGCCACGGTCACCCGCGCATGGCGGCGGTGGCGAGCCGGCAGTGGTCGCTGCTCAACACCAACTCGCGGTTCAACTATGCGGCAGTCGCCGAGTTCTCCGAACGCTTGCTGAAACTGGCGCCGAAGGGCATGGACCGGGTGTTCCTGGTCAACAGCGGCAGCGAGGCCAATGATCTGGCAATTCGCCTGGCGTGGGCCGCCAGCGGTGGACGCGACATGATCAGCGTGCTGGAGGCCTATCACGGCTGGACGGTCGGCGCGGACGCGGTCTCGACCTCGATTGCCGATAACCCGCAGGCCCTGAGCAGTCGCCCGGACTGGGTGCATGCGGTGACCGCTCCCAACACCTATCGCGGCGAATTTCGCGGCGCGGATTCGGCGCCGGATTATGTGCGCAGCGTCGAGCAACATCTGGCGAAGATCGATGAGCAGAAACGTCAACTGGCCGGGTTTATCTGCGAGCCGGTCTACGGCAACGCAGGCGGGATCTCGCTACCGCCGGGTTACCTGAAAAAGGTCTATGAACTGGTGCGCGCCCGTGGCGGCGTGTGCATCGCCGATGAAGTGCAGGTCGGATATGGCCGCATGGGCCATTTCTTCTGGGGATTCGAAGAGCAAGGCGTGGTGCCGGACATCATCACCATGGCCAAAGGCATGGGCAACGGCCAGCCATTGGGCGCCGTGATCACCCGCCGGGAAATCGCCGAGGCGCTGGAAGCCGAGGGCTATTTCTTCTCGTCCGCCGGCGGTAGTCCGGTGAGCTGCCAGATCGGCATGGCGGTGCTCGACGTCATGGAAGAAGAAAAACTCTGGGAAAACGCCCAGGTGGTCGGCGCTCACTTCAAGGCCCGGCTGGAGGCGTTGATCGATCAATATCCGTTGGTCGGCGCTGTTCACGGTTCCGGGTTCTATCTGGGGGTCGAGCTGATCCGCAATCGGGAAACCCTGGAACCGGCGACCGAGGAAACCACGCTGTTGTGTGATCGCCTGCGGGAGTTGGGGATTTTCATGCAGCCGACCGGTGATTATCTGAACGTCCTGAAGATCAAGCCGCCGATGGTCACCTCGCGTCAGAGCGTGGATTTCTTCGTCGACATGCTGGCGAAGGTGTTGGAAGAAGGGCTCTGA
- the aguA gene encoding agmatine deiminase, with protein sequence MTTLKSTPRADGFYMPAEWAPQTQTWMIWPERPDNWRLGGKPAQAAHAAVAKAIARFEPVTVAVSAGQYENARARLDVPNIRVVEMSSDDAWVRDSGPTFVINNSGEVRGVNWDFNAWGGFDGGLYSPWNRDSQVGGKILEIERSPRYRTEGFVLEGGSIHVDGEGTLITTEECLLNRNRNPHLGREEIEAVLSENLSVDKIIWLPDGLFNDETDGHVDNFCCYVRPGEVLLAWTDDPQDPNYPRCQAAMKVLESSTDAKGRPFTVHKMPIPGPLFATEEECAGVDQVDGTQERNPSVRLAGSYVNFLIVNGGIIAPSFDDPMDAPAREILQNLFPQHEVVMVPGRELLLGGGNIHCLTQQQPAPHKE encoded by the coding sequence ATGACCACATTGAAAAGCACACCACGCGCCGATGGCTTCTACATGCCGGCCGAATGGGCACCGCAAACCCAGACCTGGATGATCTGGCCCGAGCGTCCGGACAACTGGCGTCTGGGCGGCAAGCCAGCACAGGCTGCTCACGCCGCCGTGGCCAAAGCCATCGCGCGTTTCGAACCGGTAACCGTAGCGGTGTCCGCCGGCCAGTACGAAAACGCTCGCGCTCGCCTCGACGTGCCGAATATCCGCGTGGTCGAAATGTCCAGCGATGACGCCTGGGTTCGCGACAGCGGCCCTACTTTCGTGATCAACAACAGCGGCGAAGTGCGGGGTGTGAACTGGGACTTCAACGCCTGGGGCGGTTTTGACGGGGGCCTTTATTCGCCATGGAATCGCGACTCCCAGGTCGGCGGCAAGATCCTCGAAATCGAGCGCAGCCCGCGCTACCGCACCGAAGGCTTCGTGCTCGAGGGCGGCTCGATTCACGTCGACGGCGAAGGCACCCTGATCACCACCGAAGAATGCCTGCTCAACCGCAATCGCAACCCGCATTTGGGCCGCGAAGAAATCGAAGCGGTGCTCAGCGAAAACCTGTCGGTGGACAAGATCATCTGGCTGCCGGATGGCCTGTTCAACGACGAAACCGACGGCCATGTGGATAACTTCTGCTGCTACGTGCGTCCGGGCGAAGTGCTGCTGGCGTGGACTGATGATCCGCAGGATCCGAACTACCCGCGCTGCCAGGCTGCTATGAAAGTGCTGGAAAGCAGCACCGACGCCAAGGGCCGCCCGTTCACGGTGCACAAGATGCCGATTCCGGGGCCGCTGTTTGCCACCGAAGAAGAATGCGCGGGCGTGGACCAGGTGGACGGCACCCAGGAACGCAACCCGAGCGTGCGTCTGGCCGGTTCCTACGTGAACTTCCTGATCGTCAACGGCGGCATCATTGCGCCGAGCTTCGACGATCCGATGGACGCTCCGGCCCGCGAAATCCTGCAGAACCTGTTCCCGCAACACGAAGTGGTGATGGTGCCGGGTCGCGAACTGTTACTGGGCGGCGGCAACATTCACTGCCTTACCCAACAGCAGCCCGCGCCGCACAAAGAGTGA